Proteins found in one archaeon genomic segment:
- the secY gene encoding preprotein translocase subunit SecY, which produces MREFIKNVGTVLPEIPKPERKPSLNERFIWTGFALIAYLVMATTPLYGFGGPGHQQDQLAFLRVVFASTQGTLMELGIGPIVTSGLILQLLVGSDIIKLKMNDPADRAIFGSATKFLTLIVIVGESLAYILGGALGFPCSATVTSNCLTPNQDIVIFIQLFIASLFVLLLDEMIQKGWGLGSGVSLFILAGVCQTVMWYTFSPITIGQPPEIFGFLPALLSSLFSNNVSDILVRQFRYPSLLTFALTLVMLLVIVYIEGIRIELPITSVKYRGFQGVYPIKLLYVSNIPVILVSALSANITFFTRILYNYQSSNPSWWLKYIGSWPAAVNGTQSQFPNGGLVYYMTAPQGVEDTVTNPIHAAIYLLYLVGMAVLFARLWVEIGGLNPRAVAKNLMDANVQVPGFRRTGLSIEQVLNRYIPTLTIIGGIMIGLVAGVSDLFGVFGSGIGILLMCDIILQYYQNLLKEQVEEVSPTLAGLIGAG; this is translated from the coding sequence ATGCGCGAGTTCATCAAGAACGTAGGGACCGTGCTGCCGGAGATCCCCAAACCAGAGCGCAAACCCAGCCTCAACGAGCGCTTCATCTGGACCGGCTTCGCGCTCATCGCCTACCTTGTAATGGCGACGACCCCGCTCTACGGGTTCGGCGGGCCGGGGCACCAGCAGGACCAGCTAGCCTTCCTCAGGGTCGTCTTCGCCTCGACCCAGGGAACCCTGATGGAGCTGGGAATAGGGCCCATCGTCACCTCAGGCCTGATCCTGCAGCTTCTCGTGGGCAGCGACATCATCAAGCTGAAGATGAACGACCCTGCTGACAGGGCGATCTTCGGCTCCGCGACGAAGTTCCTCACTCTGATAGTGATAGTGGGCGAGTCCCTCGCCTACATACTCGGCGGTGCGCTCGGCTTCCCCTGCAGCGCCACCGTCACGAGCAACTGCCTCACTCCCAACCAGGACATCGTGATCTTCATCCAGCTCTTCATCGCGAGCCTCTTCGTCCTTCTCCTGGACGAGATGATTCAGAAGGGATGGGGCCTGGGGAGCGGCGTCAGCCTCTTCATCTTGGCGGGAGTCTGCCAGACAGTAATGTGGTACACCTTCTCCCCCATCACGATCGGACAGCCTCCTGAGATCTTCGGCTTCCTCCCAGCGCTCCTCTCTTCCCTCTTCAGCAACAACGTCTCCGACATCCTCGTCCGGCAGTTTCGCTACCCGAGCCTCCTCACATTCGCCCTTACCCTGGTGATGCTCCTGGTCATAGTCTACATCGAGGGAATCAGGATCGAGCTCCCGATCACCTCCGTGAAGTACAGAGGCTTCCAAGGAGTCTACCCCATCAAGCTCCTCTACGTCTCCAACATTCCGGTCATCCTCGTGTCTGCGCTCAGCGCGAACATCACCTTCTTCACGAGGATCCTCTACAACTATCAGAGCTCCAACCCGTCGTGGTGGCTGAAGTACATCGGGAGCTGGCCGGCGGCAGTCAACGGGACCCAGAGTCAGTTCCCTAACGGGGGCCTCGTCTACTACATGACCGCGCCCCAGGGGGTCGAGGACACTGTGACGAACCCAATCCACGCGGCGATCTACCTGCTCTACCTGGTCGGCATGGCGGTCCTCTTCGCCCGGCTCTGGGTCGAGATCGGCGGCCTCAACCCGAGGGCGGTGGCGAAGAACCTGATGGACGCCAACGTCCAGGTCCCAGGGTTCCGCAGGACCGGCCTCTCGATAGAGCAGGTCCTCAACAGGTACATCCCGACGTTGACCATAATCGGAGGCATAATGATAGGCCTCGTGGCCGGGGTCTCGGACCTCTTCGGGGTCTTCGGCTCGGGCATAGGCATACTCCTGATGTGCGACATCATCCTGCAGTACTACCAGAACCTGCTCAAGGAGCAGGTGGAAGAGGTCTCTCCGACCCTTGCCGGACTCATCGGAGCTGGCTAG
- a CDS encoding adenylate kinase — MPDSSELARPVRLRAVIVGIPGVGKTTIVGALLKMIKGSRVANFGSEMTAEAKRLGWATERDDLRKLPVEKQRRLQKLAAVRISKMREQVVLIDTHVFIRTPEGFWPGIPFDIAVALKPTHIVLLEATPDEVLARRLKDGTRRRDEARKADIEADLALARQFVAITSTVTGAPMLMLRNDSGRSADAAGSVAKVLKEAMSR, encoded by the coding sequence TTGCCGGACTCATCGGAGCTGGCTAGGCCAGTGAGGCTGCGGGCGGTCATCGTAGGGATACCAGGAGTCGGCAAGACCACCATAGTGGGCGCCTTGCTCAAGATGATCAAGGGGTCCAGGGTCGCCAACTTCGGCTCTGAGATGACGGCGGAAGCAAAGCGCCTCGGCTGGGCCACGGAAAGGGACGACCTCAGGAAGCTCCCGGTGGAGAAGCAGCGGCGCCTTCAGAAGCTGGCCGCGGTCCGCATCTCCAAGATGAGGGAGCAGGTCGTCCTCATCGACACCCACGTGTTCATACGCACCCCCGAAGGCTTCTGGCCGGGGATCCCCTTCGACATCGCGGTCGCTCTGAAGCCCACGCACATCGTCCTCTTGGAGGCGACCCCGGACGAGGTGCTCGCTCGGAGGCTGAAGGACGGCACGAGGAGGAGGGACGAGGCGCGCAAGGCGGACATAGAGGCTGACCTGGCGCTCGCCAGGCAGTTCGTAGCAATTACCTCAACCGTGACTGGAGCGCCGATGCTGATGCTCAGGAACGACTCGGGCAGGTCCGCCGACGCAGCAGGTAGCGTGGCGAAGGTGCTGAAGGAGGCAATGTCCAGATGA
- the guaB gene encoding IMP dehydrogenase codes for MKGPEAAFRVALTFDDVLLSPKHSSVTSRRDADTRTLFSRNIPLSVPIVSANMDTVTESSMAISLACLGGIGVIHRFLSVSEQVSEVTKVKRSESVVIEDPMTLGPEATVGDASEAIRGANVGGLVVVDGKKRVLGLVTRRDIILEDNMRRPVKEVMTPFRDLVTAPRGVSLERAKSLLRDHKVEKLPLIGRDRRLAGLITSRDILKRKQFPHATKDSRGRLRVAAAIGVRGDHMERAGRLVDAGTDALVVDVAHGHSTLAIETLREVKRAFPSVDVVAGNVATSRGSADLIKAGADAVKVGVGSGSICITRIVTGSGVPQLTAVLDSARPARDAGVPVIADGGIRNPGDVTKALAAGASTVMIGSLFAGTEESPGPTILRDGVRYKLTRGMASLAASVGRKVREGGERLDDEMIEEVIEESVPEGVEGLIPYKGKVEEVVRELVGGLRSGMSYSGARSISELQKKAEFITITPAGVKESHPHDIKRVM; via the coding sequence GTGAAGGGTCCCGAAGCGGCCTTCAGGGTCGCCCTCACTTTCGACGACGTCCTCCTCTCACCCAAGCACTCCTCGGTCACCTCCCGGAGAGACGCTGACACGAGAACCCTCTTCTCTCGCAACATTCCGCTCTCCGTCCCGATCGTAAGCGCCAACATGGACACTGTCACCGAGTCCTCGATGGCAATCTCGCTTGCCTGCCTCGGGGGCATCGGGGTCATCCACAGGTTCCTCAGCGTCTCCGAACAGGTCTCAGAGGTCACCAAGGTGAAGCGCTCGGAGAGCGTGGTCATCGAGGACCCGATGACCTTGGGGCCTGAGGCGACGGTCGGCGACGCCTCAGAGGCGATACGCGGCGCGAACGTCGGCGGCCTCGTTGTGGTCGACGGGAAGAAACGAGTCTTGGGCCTGGTGACAAGGCGAGACATCATCCTAGAGGACAACATGCGGAGGCCTGTGAAGGAAGTCATGACGCCGTTCAGGGACCTGGTCACTGCACCTCGGGGCGTCAGCCTTGAGAGGGCCAAGAGCCTCCTCAGGGACCACAAGGTGGAGAAGCTTCCCCTGATCGGACGCGACCGACGCCTGGCGGGGCTCATCACTTCGAGAGACATCCTCAAGAGAAAACAGTTCCCCCACGCGACCAAGGACTCCAGGGGGCGCCTGAGGGTCGCCGCAGCGATCGGGGTTCGGGGGGACCACATGGAGAGGGCAGGGCGCCTCGTCGACGCGGGGACGGATGCCTTGGTCGTGGACGTAGCCCACGGGCACTCCACGCTCGCGATCGAGACCCTGAGGGAGGTCAAGCGCGCGTTCCCCTCGGTCGACGTGGTCGCAGGAAACGTAGCAACGTCCAGAGGCTCGGCAGACCTGATCAAGGCGGGCGCCGACGCAGTCAAGGTGGGGGTCGGCTCGGGCAGCATCTGCATCACAAGGATAGTGACCGGCTCGGGCGTCCCTCAGCTCACGGCGGTCCTCGACAGCGCGAGGCCCGCCAGGGACGCTGGGGTACCCGTCATCGCGGACGGGGGGATCAGGAACCCAGGGGACGTCACGAAGGCCCTCGCAGCCGGTGCCTCTACCGTGATGATTGGGAGCCTCTTCGCCGGGACAGAAGAGAGCCCAGGACCAACGATCCTCAGGGACGGAGTGAGGTACAAGCTGACCCGCGGAATGGCCTCCTTGGCCGCGAGCGTGGGCCGCAAGGTGAGGGAGGGAGGAGAGCGGCTGGACGACGAGATGATAGAGGAAGTCATCGAGGAGAGCGTTCCTGAGGGAGTCGAGGGGCTCATCCCCTACAAGGGGAAGGTGGAGGAGGTCGTCAGGGAGCTCGTCGGGGGACTGAGGTCCGGCATGAGCTACTCAGGCGCGAGGAGCATCTCAGAACTTCAGAAGAAGGCCGAGTTCATCACAATCACGCCCGCTGGGGTAAAGGAGAGCCACCCTCACGACATCAAGAGGGTGATGTAG
- a CDS encoding DUF106 domain-containing protein — protein MSSKNSRAPKGQRRPGLALLLVGVVGVALLANYVIVPYLFPPALPGPAVSLAPSTDLAGSIVTIGGKELAPNQTVTATYDNASLSLSGTCKTDPKGSLAGCTFIVPQSSVGPHLVAVNDTVRTTLAHFSIPGIRPPESTLIVTLTSVGLGLVTQFVTRRFVNLDAERKMKAELADYNKEKREATLAKDKARLEKLARRDLAMKQTQSKIQTARLKVTGITIVPLLGVYYLMAFFLGGLNVTVAFSPYPIPYLVNPNGTMALFWWYILSSFTFSGILSKLLRTTT, from the coding sequence ATGAGCTCCAAGAATTCCAGGGCTCCCAAGGGCCAGAGGCGCCCCGGGCTCGCGCTCCTCCTGGTGGGAGTCGTTGGCGTCGCCCTCCTCGCCAACTATGTCATCGTCCCGTACCTATTCCCGCCGGCCCTCCCCGGACCAGCCGTCTCGCTCGCTCCCTCAACCGACCTCGCTGGCTCGATAGTGACGATAGGAGGAAAGGAGCTGGCCCCCAACCAGACAGTAACCGCGACCTACGACAACGCCTCGCTCTCGCTCTCCGGCACGTGCAAGACCGACCCGAAGGGCTCCCTCGCTGGGTGCACCTTCATAGTCCCCCAGTCCTCGGTCGGCCCACACCTCGTGGCGGTCAACGACACCGTGCGGACCACCCTGGCACACTTCTCAATACCTGGAATCCGGCCGCCGGAGTCCACGCTCATCGTGACGCTCACCTCCGTCGGCCTGGGGCTCGTGACCCAGTTCGTCACCAGGCGTTTCGTCAACCTCGACGCTGAAAGGAAGATGAAGGCCGAGCTTGCAGATTACAACAAAGAGAAGAGAGAAGCCACGCTAGCCAAGGACAAGGCGAGGCTCGAGAAGCTCGCGCGCAGAGATCTGGCCATGAAGCAGACCCAGAGCAAGATCCAGACCGCCCGGCTGAAGGTGACCGGGATCACCATCGTCCCGCTGCTGGGCGTTTACTACCTGATGGCTTTCTTCCTGGGGGGACTCAACGTCACCGTGGCCTTCTCGCCCTATCCGATACCTTACCTCGTCAACCCGAACGGGACGATGGCTCTGTTCTGGTGGTACATCCTCAGCTCCTTCACCTTCTCGGGCATCCTGAGCAAGCTCCTTCGCACAACGACCTAG
- a CDS encoding rhomboid family intramembrane serine protease — protein sequence MNRPGTRPWINWGLIGLNLIIFVAELVLTGNFSAEPTYYLFINFGVVPYFILQAFRGVGILSLATLVTSQFLHAGFWHVAGNMLFLFVFGDNVEDRFGHVKYLAFYLAAGVIGGLAQVYISAATGPPDIYIPGVGASGAISGALAAYLVFYPKAQVISLLGYFIAPVRAYWFIGGWFLLQLLLSSGGVDTGVAYAAHIGGFVSGLAIAGAVRLLRGRLEPEN from the coding sequence ATGAACAGGCCGGGCACGCGGCCTTGGATCAACTGGGGGCTCATAGGGCTCAACCTGATCATCTTCGTCGCTGAGCTGGTCCTCACAGGGAATTTCTCCGCCGAGCCGACCTACTATCTTTTCATCAATTTCGGGGTCGTCCCCTACTTCATCCTCCAGGCCTTCAGAGGGGTCGGGATACTGAGCCTTGCGACCCTTGTCACCTCCCAGTTCCTCCACGCCGGATTCTGGCACGTGGCCGGAAACATGCTGTTCCTGTTCGTCTTCGGCGACAACGTGGAGGACCGGTTCGGCCATGTGAAGTACCTGGCCTTCTACTTGGCAGCGGGGGTGATCGGGGGCCTGGCCCAGGTGTACATCTCGGCGGCGACAGGGCCTCCGGACATCTACATCCCCGGCGTCGGGGCCTCGGGTGCGATCTCCGGGGCGCTGGCCGCCTACCTCGTGTTCTACCCGAAGGCCCAGGTCATCTCTCTCCTGGGGTACTTCATCGCCCCCGTCCGGGCTTACTGGTTCATCGGCGGCTGGTTCCTCCTGCAGTTGCTATTGTCCTCCGGAGGCGTGGACACCGGGGTAGCCTATGCAGCCCACATAGGCGGGTTCGTCTCTGGCCTCGCGATAGCGGGGGCAGTGCGCCTTCTGCGCGGCAGGCTTGAGCCCGAGAACTAG
- a CDS encoding 30S ribosomal protein S5, with the protein MSSYRRAQEEEERPWVPRTKLGAQVNEGKITTLDEIFRNGLRIREAEIVKKLLPELRSEVVGVSVVQKQTDAGELTRFSAVVAVGNGAGWFGVGKGKAMQTREAIEKATSQALLNIIPVKLGCGSWECRCGRMHSVPYKIKGKAGSVTIEVIPGPRALGLVAGPALKNLLQLAGVKDAWIRTFGSTNTMSSLANAAYDAFRMSHGLNV; encoded by the coding sequence AGGAAGAGCGCCCGTGGGTCCCGAGGACCAAGCTCGGAGCCCAGGTCAACGAAGGCAAGATCACTACTCTGGACGAGATTTTCAGGAACGGGCTCAGGATCCGCGAGGCGGAGATCGTCAAGAAACTCCTCCCAGAGCTCAGGAGCGAGGTGGTGGGAGTCAGCGTGGTTCAGAAGCAGACGGACGCCGGCGAGCTGACCAGGTTCTCGGCGGTGGTCGCTGTCGGCAACGGCGCCGGCTGGTTCGGCGTCGGCAAGGGCAAGGCGATGCAGACGCGAGAGGCCATCGAGAAGGCGACCAGCCAAGCCCTCCTCAACATAATCCCTGTCAAACTCGGATGCGGCAGCTGGGAGTGCAGATGCGGCCGGATGCACTCTGTGCCCTACAAGATCAAGGGAAAGGCAGGGAGCGTCACCATCGAAGTGATCCCCGGGCCGCGAGCCCTCGGTCTCGTCGCGGGGCCCGCCCTGAAGAACCTCCTCCAACTGGCGGGCGTGAAGGACGCGTGGATCAGGACCTTCGGCTCAACGAACACCATGTCCTCCCTAGCCAACGCAGCCTACGACGCCTTCCGGATGTCGCACGGGCTCAACGTATAG
- a CDS encoding cytidylate kinase family protein: MPAVGKTTVSKMVASELSLQMVGGGDVLKEMAAEEGYSTGGEDWWDKGEGMKFLQERKRSSSFDKEVDERLLKKAKKGDVVITSYPVPWLTGDGVKVWLSGSVESRAARMAKRDGLSVAECRSVLSVRDTENYKLYKKIYSIEFGKDLGPFDLVVDTDTIDEAQVAEIILEYVKSRRS; the protein is encoded by the coding sequence ATGCCGGCGGTCGGGAAGACGACCGTGTCGAAGATGGTTGCCTCGGAGCTCTCACTGCAGATGGTGGGAGGGGGAGACGTGCTCAAGGAGATGGCAGCCGAAGAAGGGTACAGCACCGGCGGCGAGGACTGGTGGGACAAGGGCGAGGGGATGAAGTTCCTGCAGGAGAGGAAGCGCTCCTCGAGCTTCGACAAGGAAGTGGACGAGCGGCTCCTGAAGAAAGCTAAGAAGGGCGACGTAGTGATCACCAGCTATCCGGTGCCGTGGCTCACGGGGGACGGGGTCAAGGTCTGGCTCTCGGGGAGCGTTGAGAGCCGGGCCGCCAGGATGGCGAAGAGGGACGGGCTCTCGGTGGCAGAGTGCAGGTCCGTCCTCTCGGTCCGCGACACCGAGAACTACAAGCTGTACAAGAAGATCTACTCGATCGAGTTCGGCAAGGACTTGGGGCCCTTCGACCTCGTGGTCGACACCGACACCATCGACGAGGCGCAGGTCGCGGAGATCATCCTCGAGTACGTGAAGAGCAGGAGGAGCTGA
- a CDS encoding uL15 family ribosomal protein: protein MPTRARKARRYRGMRTHGYGQIGQHRHSGKQGGHGNAGLHKHKWSWLIKYDPDHFGRDPFRPPGYYAKPTTWVNVGDLDSLARGGKSLDLTSLGFQKLLGSGAVQGAYEVKVGYFTKRAQAKIEAAGGKLAVEG from the coding sequence TTGCCGACCAGGGCTAGGAAGGCAAGAAGGTACAGGGGCATGAGGACCCACGGATACGGGCAGATCGGGCAACACCGCCACTCGGGAAAGCAGGGCGGCCACGGAAACGCGGGCCTCCACAAGCACAAGTGGAGCTGGCTGATCAAGTACGACCCCGACCACTTCGGGAGGGACCCGTTCAGGCCCCCAGGATACTACGCGAAGCCGACCACCTGGGTCAACGTAGGCGACCTCGACTCGCTCGCGAGGGGCGGAAAGAGCCTCGACCTGACCTCCTTGGGCTTCCAGAAGCTCCTGGGGTCCGGCGCGGTCCAAGGCGCCTACGAAGTCAAGGTCGGGTACTTCACAAAGAGAGCTCAGGCCAAGATAGAGGCCGCCGGTGGAAAGCTAGCGGTCGAGGGGTAG
- a CDS encoding RNA-guided pseudouridylation complex pseudouridine synthase subunit Cbf5 has product MLVLDEEPSDPTHGFAPSERPVKELLDYGLIPLDKPRGPTSHEVVAWVRRLLGVEKAGHSGTLDPGVSGLLPIGLGQSTKALSLLLLFPKEYRGALRIHSSVPKKQLESVVAEFTGEIFQRPPQRSSVSRQVRTRTVYELELTESHGNLHMFRCLCQSGTYIRKLVYDMGEVLGVGATMVELRRTKVGPLEEGAGFVTLHQLNDAAFRLKMGDEAPLRRLVKPVESSLGTTKRMVVRDSAVDAVCHGARVGIPGILSVSKGVSKDDPLAIMSPKMELVAVGKALLTTDEIASMKRGLASTTERVVMRRGTYPKGWKKQPPVKAPRA; this is encoded by the coding sequence ATGCTCGTCCTCGACGAAGAGCCGAGCGACCCCACCCACGGGTTCGCGCCTTCTGAGCGCCCGGTCAAGGAGCTCCTGGACTACGGCCTGATACCCCTCGACAAGCCGAGGGGCCCCACCAGCCACGAAGTCGTCGCCTGGGTCAGGCGCCTCCTCGGAGTCGAGAAGGCAGGGCACAGCGGCACCCTCGACCCCGGGGTCTCGGGCCTTCTCCCCATCGGACTCGGCCAGTCGACCAAAGCCCTGAGCCTGCTGCTCCTCTTCCCAAAGGAGTACAGGGGCGCCCTCCGCATCCACTCGTCAGTCCCGAAGAAGCAGCTCGAATCAGTAGTGGCCGAGTTCACGGGCGAGATCTTTCAGAGGCCGCCCCAGCGCTCCTCGGTCAGCAGGCAGGTCAGGACCAGGACGGTCTACGAACTGGAGCTGACAGAGTCCCACGGCAACCTGCACATGTTCAGGTGCCTGTGCCAGTCTGGGACCTACATCAGGAAGCTGGTCTACGACATGGGAGAGGTCCTCGGGGTCGGTGCCACCATGGTCGAGCTGAGGCGGACAAAGGTCGGGCCGCTGGAAGAAGGCGCAGGGTTCGTTACGCTTCATCAGCTCAACGACGCGGCCTTCCGGCTGAAGATGGGCGACGAGGCCCCCCTGAGGCGGCTGGTCAAGCCCGTGGAGAGCTCGCTTGGGACGACGAAGAGAATGGTCGTAAGAGACTCTGCGGTCGACGCGGTCTGCCACGGGGCAAGAGTGGGGATCCCGGGGATCCTCTCCGTCTCCAAGGGCGTCTCGAAGGACGACCCTCTCGCGATTATGTCGCCGAAGATGGAGCTGGTCGCCGTGGGGAAGGCGCTCCTCACGACGGACGAGATCGCTTCGATGAAGAGGGGCCTTGCCTCGACCACGGAGAGGGTTGTCATGCGCAGAGGCACCTATCCGAAGGGCTGGAAGAAGCAGCCTCCAGTCAAGGCCCCCAGAGCTTAG
- a CDS encoding adenylosuccinate synthetase, with protein MAVVGLQWGDEGKGKVVDYLSEGFEAVARYNGGSNAGHTIVLDGQAYKFHLIPSGALRSKRLLIGAGVALDTVVLAEELHLLSQRGFKPDLVVDPRCSLVTPMEKEFDSFLEGLRAGQPLGTTKMGLGPAYAMRALRLTPRAVDLFSDSFEASHLTTFYERLGISTKGFGPWLESSRELLRPLLGDVAGEVASAGRDKGVLFEGAHGAMLDLLYGTYPFVTSSSTLATYAPVGTGVGAAPPGSVGVVKCYTTRVGEGPFPTEFRGALADSIREKGKEYGVTTGRPRRIGWLDLVAVKYAARLSGVTSIALTKVDVLAGLGELEACTAYRSGGKESSDFFDFLASVDDAEPVYKTLEPIGEGDFKDPSRGPLRALLDLIREEAGVKVSLLSYGEDRSATLNL; from the coding sequence TTGGCAGTCGTGGGCCTCCAGTGGGGCGACGAGGGCAAGGGGAAGGTCGTCGACTACCTCTCGGAGGGGTTCGAGGCGGTCGCGAGGTACAACGGGGGCAGCAACGCGGGGCACACAATCGTCCTCGACGGACAGGCGTACAAGTTTCACCTCATTCCCTCGGGCGCGCTCAGGTCAAAGCGGCTGCTGATCGGCGCCGGAGTGGCTCTCGACACCGTGGTCCTCGCCGAGGAGCTTCACTTGCTTTCGCAGAGGGGCTTCAAGCCGGACCTCGTCGTGGACCCTCGCTGCTCCCTCGTGACCCCGATGGAGAAGGAATTCGACTCCTTCCTGGAGGGGCTGAGGGCCGGCCAGCCCCTCGGGACAACAAAGATGGGCCTGGGCCCCGCCTACGCGATGAGGGCGCTCAGGCTCACGCCCCGGGCCGTGGACCTCTTCTCAGACTCCTTCGAGGCTTCTCACCTGACGACTTTCTACGAGCGCCTTGGCATCTCTACCAAGGGCTTCGGACCTTGGCTCGAGTCCTCGAGGGAGCTCCTCCGGCCGCTTCTGGGGGACGTTGCTGGGGAGGTTGCCAGTGCAGGGAGGGACAAGGGGGTCCTCTTCGAAGGGGCCCACGGTGCGATGCTGGACCTCCTTTACGGGACGTACCCTTTCGTGACAAGCTCCTCGACCCTCGCGACCTACGCGCCCGTCGGCACTGGGGTCGGGGCCGCCCCTCCAGGCTCGGTCGGGGTTGTAAAGTGCTACACCACTCGGGTCGGAGAAGGCCCGTTCCCGACCGAATTCAGGGGAGCACTCGCCGATAGTATCAGGGAGAAGGGGAAGGAGTACGGCGTGACCACCGGGAGGCCCCGCCGGATCGGGTGGCTCGACCTCGTCGCCGTAAAGTACGCAGCCAGGCTCAGCGGAGTCACCAGCATAGCCCTGACGAAGGTCGACGTCCTCGCCGGGCTCGGCGAGCTCGAAGCCTGCACGGCCTACAGGTCGGGCGGCAAGGAATCCTCGGACTTTTTCGACTTCCTCGCCTCCGTCGATGACGCCGAGCCTGTCTACAAGACGCTGGAGCCGATTGGCGAGGGCGACTTCAAAGACCCATCGCGAGGGCCACTTAGGGCCCTCCTGGACTTGATCCGCGAGGAGGCAGGAGTGAAGGTCTCTCTCCTCTCTTACGGCGAGGACCGCTCAGCGACCCTGAACCTGTGA